From Acidobacteriota bacterium, a single genomic window includes:
- a CDS encoding DUF4115 domain-containing protein: protein MADFGAQLREARERKGISLRQIAASTKISVVALEGLERNDVSKLPGGIFSRAFVRSYAIEVGLDPDETVKQFLERFGGELPPAVPFPPSAGARPVVPPRSAPAPISRPAPAVPRPVPAPPDAGGINDEVDFESKQRMAGVVLKLVLVSLPIAAAIIYFGSRSPMPAGDASGRPASAAAAPSETAATAVEEAAGRPEGTAAAPPPSEAAQASPPSEAAPPSSPGVPAPTPVGEQDPEAITLEILPTSDCWAKLTVDGEVVLSRLIPAGGRESHRFRQTALLQVGDAAACAIALNGRMAKPLGRGQQVREINLTRENYRSYLP from the coding sequence ATGGCAGATTTCGGCGCGCAGCTCCGCGAAGCGCGAGAGCGCAAGGGGATTTCCCTCCGGCAGATCGCAGCCTCCACCAAGATCTCGGTCGTTGCGCTCGAGGGGCTCGAGCGCAACGACGTCTCGAAGCTTCCCGGCGGAATTTTCAGCCGGGCCTTCGTCCGGTCGTACGCGATCGAAGTGGGCCTCGATCCCGACGAGACCGTCAAGCAGTTCCTGGAGCGCTTCGGAGGCGAGCTGCCGCCGGCCGTCCCCTTCCCTCCGTCGGCAGGCGCGCGCCCGGTCGTGCCGCCGCGATCCGCGCCCGCGCCGATCAGCCGCCCGGCCCCGGCCGTGCCAAGGCCCGTGCCGGCGCCGCCCGACGCCGGCGGGATCAACGACGAAGTCGACTTTGAGAGCAAGCAGCGAATGGCCGGCGTAGTGCTGAAGCTGGTGCTCGTGAGCCTGCCTATTGCGGCCGCGATCATCTATTTCGGCTCTCGAAGCCCGATGCCGGCGGGAGATGCGTCCGGCCGGCCCGCGTCGGCTGCCGCTGCCCCCTCTGAAACGGCGGCCACTGCCGTGGAGGAGGCCGCTGGCCGTCCTGAGGGGACGGCCGCGGCGCCGCCGCCATCGGAAGCCGCACAAGCCTCGCCGCCATCGGAAGCCGCGCCGCCGTCTTCGCCAGGCGTGCCGGCGCCCACGCCCGTCGGCGAGCAGGATCCCGAAGCCATTACGCTCGAAATTCTGCCGACGTCGGACTGCTGGGCGAAGCTGACCGTGGATGGAGAGGTCGTGCTGTCACGCCTGATCCCCGCAGGGGGACGTGAGTCTCACCGGTTCCGCCAAACCGCGCTGCTGCAAGTGGGGGACGCCGCGGCCTGCGCCATCGCGCTGAATGGCCGCATGGCAAAGCCGCTCGGCCGTGGCCAGCAGGTCCGCGAAATCAACCTGACGCGCGAGAACTATCGGAGCTACCTCCCGTAG
- a CDS encoding thiamine phosphate synthase, with the protein MPLERARGLVCVITDRHRLRPGRPLDAQLRAIAGQARAAAAAGADLFQIRERDLPDRALLTLVEDVVSAVQGSATRVLVNDRLDVALAAGTHGVQLKAGSMPAEAARSLAPVDFLIGCSTHAPEEIERASRGGADFIIFGAVYPTSSKPPGHRWAGEQGLADASRHSHVPVLAIGGIDATRVRDIAPFAAGVAAVRWFATTDTLRLAESVRQVRSAFDSVKPLI; encoded by the coding sequence GTGCCACTCGAGCGCGCGCGCGGGCTCGTGTGCGTGATCACCGACCGCCACCGGCTGCGACCCGGCCGGCCGCTGGACGCGCAGCTCCGCGCGATAGCCGGCCAGGCGCGGGCGGCTGCCGCCGCCGGTGCGGATCTATTCCAAATCCGGGAACGCGACCTGCCGGATCGCGCCCTCCTGACCCTTGTCGAAGACGTCGTGTCGGCCGTGCAGGGATCGGCGACGCGCGTGCTGGTGAACGACCGCCTCGACGTCGCGCTGGCCGCCGGCACGCACGGCGTCCAGTTGAAGGCAGGGAGCATGCCTGCCGAAGCGGCGCGATCGCTTGCGCCCGTCGATTTCTTGATTGGATGCTCGACGCATGCGCCGGAGGAAATCGAGCGTGCCTCGCGCGGCGGCGCGGACTTTATCATCTTCGGAGCCGTGTATCCGACCTCGTCCAAGCCTCCGGGCCACCGGTGGGCCGGCGAGCAGGGGCTGGCGGACGCGTCGAGACACAGCCACGTTCCCGTCCTGGCGATCGGAGGCATCGACGCGACACGCGTTCGCGACATCGCCCCCTTCGCCGCGGGGGTGGCCGCCGTACGGTGGTTTGCCACGACCGATACCCTCCGGCTCGCCGAATCGGTGCGGCAGGTGCGATCGGCGTTTGACAGCGTGAAACCGCTCATCTAA
- a CDS encoding tetratricopeptide repeat protein: MPFDREESLKKAEKLLRQGRLDAAIAEYVRVVEEFPKDWNTINALGDLFVRAGQLENAARQYARIADHFSREGFYSKAAALYKKILKIHPDDEAVQLQLAEISARQGLIADAKAQFAAVAERRRFRGDRQGADEIVVRLGSLDPADIDARLHAARVLAEGGSTALAAERYRAISADLFEKDREADALAALRQAVRLDPADREGRSQLARACLDRGDLAGVREVLDAETAGQDSGLLMTLAEVELREGDLAAAAPIVGRILELDSSKVNDVVELGWTLCQSKPEAALVCIDTAAAVAVDHGDHQTAASLLQEYVARAALQIPALLKLVEVCVAGGLEATMYETQEQLCDAYLAAGQGAEARLMAEDLVAREPWESAHIQRFRQALTMLKVSDPDSVIAERLNGQVPFQATDHFPLADLGPVMPMPREEAPAPAPLAATPPPAETSNVQTKAAAENAEKDVDLEALHQLLRELDAAEAPSSAIEVDLTGALLSLDASEPSAPAPKSLDEAFARARDTMARQPGAEEAAEQLKLGKTCIEMGMFDEAVRALSQAARSPRHRFEASTALGRLHRQRGEIAQALEWMERAAEAPAPSAEDGRSLLYDLGVTLEEHGENARALAVFLELLADAGSFRDAKARVDRLSRVESGS, encoded by the coding sequence GTGCCCTTCGACCGCGAAGAATCGCTGAAGAAAGCCGAGAAGCTTCTTCGTCAGGGGCGGCTCGATGCCGCCATCGCGGAGTACGTCCGCGTGGTCGAGGAGTTCCCGAAGGACTGGAACACCATCAACGCCCTCGGGGATCTGTTCGTCCGCGCGGGCCAGCTCGAGAACGCGGCGCGGCAGTACGCGCGAATCGCGGATCACTTCAGCCGCGAGGGCTTCTACTCGAAGGCGGCGGCGCTCTACAAGAAGATCCTCAAGATTCATCCGGATGACGAGGCGGTACAGCTCCAGCTCGCCGAGATCTCGGCGAGGCAGGGGCTGATCGCCGACGCGAAGGCGCAGTTTGCCGCCGTGGCGGAGCGCCGCCGGTTCCGGGGCGATCGCCAGGGGGCCGACGAGATCGTGGTCCGCCTCGGCTCGCTCGACCCGGCCGACATCGACGCACGCCTGCACGCCGCGCGCGTGCTTGCAGAGGGGGGCAGCACAGCGCTGGCGGCCGAGCGCTACCGCGCCATTTCAGCGGACCTGTTCGAGAAGGACCGTGAGGCCGACGCCCTGGCCGCGCTCCGCCAGGCGGTGCGACTCGATCCGGCTGACCGTGAAGGGCGGTCGCAGCTCGCGCGCGCCTGCCTGGACCGCGGCGACCTCGCCGGTGTGCGCGAAGTCCTGGATGCCGAGACGGCGGGGCAGGACTCCGGCCTCCTCATGACCCTCGCGGAGGTCGAGCTGCGCGAAGGGGACCTTGCCGCCGCGGCGCCGATTGTCGGCCGGATTCTCGAACTCGATTCGTCGAAGGTGAACGACGTGGTCGAGCTCGGCTGGACGCTCTGCCAGTCGAAGCCCGAGGCCGCGCTCGTCTGCATCGACACCGCGGCAGCCGTCGCGGTGGACCATGGCGACCACCAGACGGCCGCGTCGCTGCTCCAGGAGTACGTCGCGCGCGCGGCGCTGCAGATTCCTGCGTTGCTCAAGCTGGTCGAAGTCTGCGTGGCTGGCGGGCTCGAGGCGACGATGTACGAGACGCAGGAGCAGCTGTGCGACGCGTACCTCGCCGCGGGGCAGGGCGCGGAGGCCCGGCTCATGGCCGAGGACCTGGTCGCGCGCGAGCCGTGGGAGAGTGCCCACATCCAGCGCTTCCGCCAGGCGCTGACGATGTTGAAGGTCTCCGATCCGGACAGCGTCATCGCGGAACGGCTGAACGGCCAGGTGCCGTTCCAGGCCACCGACCACTTTCCCCTCGCCGATCTCGGTCCCGTGATGCCGATGCCGCGTGAGGAAGCGCCGGCGCCAGCGCCTCTCGCGGCAACGCCGCCGCCGGCGGAGACGTCGAACGTGCAGACGAAGGCCGCCGCCGAGAACGCGGAAAAAGACGTGGACCTCGAGGCGCTGCACCAGCTGCTTCGCGAACTCGACGCGGCGGAGGCGCCTTCCTCGGCCATTGAGGTCGATCTGACGGGCGCCCTGCTTTCACTCGACGCCTCGGAGCCATCCGCTCCCGCCCCCAAATCCCTGGACGAGGCGTTCGCGCGGGCACGCGACACGATGGCGAGGCAGCCTGGGGCGGAAGAAGCGGCCGAACAGCTGAAGCTCGGAAAGACCTGCATCGAGATGGGTATGTTCGACGAAGCGGTCAGGGCGCTCTCGCAAGCGGCGCGATCGCCGCGGCATCGCTTCGAAGCCTCGACGGCGCTTGGCAGGCTGCACCGGCAGCGCGGCGAGATCGCGCAGGCGCTCGAATGGATGGAGCGCGCGGCGGAGGCGCCGGCGCCGTCCGCCGAGGACGGGCGTTCGCTGCTCTACGACCTCGGCGTGACCCTCGAGGAGCACGGCGAGAACGCCCGGGCGCTCGCCGTATTCCTGGAGCTGCTCGCCGACGCCGGAAGTTTCCGTGACGCCAAAGCGCGCGTGGACCGGCTGTCGCGCGTGGAGAGCGGAAGCTGA